The following are encoded in a window of Mycobacterium vicinigordonae genomic DNA:
- the pstA gene encoding phosphate ABC transporter permease PstA, which translates to MSQLSADALDQPVKVVVFRPLSTVRRVKNNIATALFLASFLIALVPLIWVLAVVIVRGYQAVINADWWTHSLRGVLPEEFAGGVYHALYGTMVQAGVAAAIAVPLGLMTAVYLVEYGNSRLARVTTFMVDVLAGVPSIVAALFIFSLWIATLGFQQSALAVSFALVLLMLPVVVRSTEEMLRLVPDELREASYALGVPKWKTIVRIVAPIATPGIVSGVLLAVARVIGETAPVLVLVGYSRSINLDIFEGNMASLPLLIYTELTNPEHAGFLRVWGAALTLIILVAVINLVAAGMRFLAVRTR; encoded by the coding sequence ATGAGCCAACTCAGCGCCGACGCGCTCGATCAGCCGGTCAAGGTCGTGGTCTTCCGCCCGCTGAGCACGGTGCGCCGAGTCAAGAACAACATCGCCACGGCTCTTTTTCTCGCCTCGTTCCTGATCGCGCTGGTGCCGCTGATCTGGGTGCTCGCGGTGGTGATCGTCCGCGGCTACCAAGCCGTCATCAACGCCGACTGGTGGACCCACTCGCTGCGCGGGGTGTTGCCCGAGGAATTCGCCGGCGGTGTCTATCACGCGTTGTACGGGACGATGGTGCAGGCCGGCGTGGCAGCGGCCATCGCGGTGCCACTAGGCCTGATGACCGCCGTCTACCTGGTCGAGTACGGCAACAGCCGGCTGGCGCGGGTGACGACCTTCATGGTGGACGTCCTCGCCGGTGTGCCCTCGATTGTGGCCGCACTGTTCATCTTCAGCCTGTGGATCGCCACCCTGGGATTCCAGCAGAGCGCGCTGGCTGTGTCGTTCGCCCTGGTCCTGCTGATGCTGCCGGTGGTGGTGCGCTCCACCGAGGAGATGCTGCGACTGGTGCCCGACGAACTGCGGGAAGCCAGCTACGCCCTGGGCGTGCCGAAATGGAAGACGATCGTGCGGATCGTGGCGCCGATCGCGACACCGGGCATCGTGTCGGGTGTGCTGCTCGCGGTGGCCCGGGTGATCGGAGAAACCGCACCGGTGCTGGTGCTCGTCGGCTACAGCCGCTCGATCAACCTCGACATCTTCGAGGGCAACATGGCCTCGCTGCCGCTGCTGATCTACACCGAGCTCACCAATCCCGAACACGCCGGGTTCCTGCGTGTGTGGGGCGCCGCGTTGACCTTGATCATCCTGGTGGCGGTGATCAATCTGGTTGCCGCGGGGATGCGGTTCCTAGCCGTGCGGACGCGCTGA
- the pstC gene encoding phosphate ABC transporter permease subunit PstC, with product MANPPLAKHALAEVDARASRRADRLFRSLAAAAGSTIVVAIVLIAVFLLVRAVPSLRANTVNFFTSAQFETGDDQKLAFGISDLLMVTVLSSVTALALAVPIAVGIAVFVTQYAPSRLSRPFSAMVDLLAAVPSIIFGLWGIFVLAPKLEPLAEFLNHNLGWLFLFKSGNVSMAGGGTIFTASIVLAVMILPIVTSVSREVFRQTPLMQIEAAQALGATKWEVVRTTVLPFGRSGVIAASMLGLGRALGETVAVLIILRSAARPGKWSLFDGGYTFASKIASAAAEFSRPLPTGAYISAGFALFVLTFVVNAAARAVAGGKVNG from the coding sequence GTGGCCAATCCCCCGCTGGCAAAGCATGCGCTAGCGGAGGTGGACGCGCGCGCGTCGCGGCGAGCTGATCGTTTGTTCAGGTCACTCGCCGCGGCCGCGGGGTCCACCATCGTGGTGGCGATCGTGCTGATCGCGGTCTTCCTGCTGGTGCGAGCCGTTCCGTCGCTGCGCGCGAACACCGTCAACTTCTTCACTAGCGCGCAGTTCGAAACCGGCGACGATCAGAAACTAGCGTTCGGCATCAGCGACCTGCTGATGGTCACGGTGCTCAGTTCCGTCACCGCCCTGGCGTTGGCAGTGCCGATCGCCGTCGGTATCGCGGTCTTCGTCACCCAATACGCACCGAGTCGGCTGTCGCGGCCGTTCAGCGCAATGGTGGACCTGCTGGCCGCGGTGCCTTCGATCATCTTCGGGTTGTGGGGAATCTTCGTGCTGGCACCGAAGCTGGAGCCGCTGGCGGAGTTTCTCAACCACAACCTGGGCTGGTTGTTCTTGTTCAAGAGCGGCAACGTATCCATGGCCGGCGGCGGCACGATCTTCACCGCAAGCATCGTGCTAGCGGTGATGATCCTGCCGATTGTCACGTCAGTGTCGCGTGAAGTATTCCGGCAAACACCACTGATGCAGATCGAGGCCGCCCAGGCACTCGGCGCGACCAAATGGGAGGTGGTGCGCACGACTGTGCTGCCGTTCGGTCGCAGCGGAGTCATCGCCGCCTCGATGCTGGGTCTGGGTCGTGCGCTGGGTGAAACGGTGGCGGTGCTGATCATCCTGCGGTCGGCGGCCCGGCCCGGGAAATGGTCGCTGTTCGACGGTGGTTACACGTTTGCGTCCAAGATCGCTTCGGCCGCAGCCGAATTCAGTCGGCCACTTCCGACCGGAGCCTATATCTCGGCGGGGTTTGCGCTATTCGTCTTGACCTTTGTGGTCAATGCGGCAGCTCGCGCGGTCGCCGGCGGGAAGGTCAACGGATGA